Proteins encoded in a region of the Acetomicrobium thermoterrenum DSM 13490 genome:
- a CDS encoding replication-associated recombination protein A — MSQMQKDLFEDYVGNIIEDKSGGDRGLEVPLAERMRPAKLEDFVGQEHLLGKDKPLRRLLEAGQVPSCILYGPPGSGKTTLVRVMASVTGRKLFEINAVTAKVAQLRDVVDTARNLKRRAGKSAIVFIDEIYHFNKQQQNALLPSVEKGDLILVGTTTENPYFEINKTLLSRAIVFELKPLAPRDIERILYRALRDKEKGVGMFDVEVDEQAVAFISRAAGGDARQALLRLESVVLASVASGKKRVTLEDVVQLAPKSLQIYDKSSDKHYDIISAFIKSMRGSDPDAAVYWLARMVAGGEDIRFIARRMLIFAAEDVGLANPFALVLAEAAASAVDHVGLPEARIILSECAIYLACAEKSNSSYKAIDSALNAIEKGEIQEVPLHLKSHGEGYVYPHDDPRHWVPQKYMTVPKRFYFPGNVGHEWSISKRLQKLWKRYSNKNDGDRN, encoded by the coding sequence ATGAGTCAAATGCAAAAAGATCTATTTGAAGATTACGTCGGCAATATTATTGAAGATAAAAGCGGTGGAGATCGAGGATTAGAGGTCCCTTTGGCAGAAAGGATGCGTCCTGCCAAGTTAGAGGATTTTGTCGGTCAGGAACACCTTCTGGGAAAAGATAAACCGCTCAGACGATTGCTCGAAGCCGGACAGGTGCCAAGTTGTATCCTCTACGGTCCTCCCGGAAGCGGAAAAACGACGTTAGTAAGGGTAATGGCTTCCGTAACGGGAAGAAAATTGTTCGAAATTAATGCCGTAACTGCTAAAGTAGCTCAACTGCGGGACGTGGTTGATACAGCGAGAAACCTAAAAAGACGCGCAGGAAAATCGGCAATAGTTTTTATTGATGAAATTTATCATTTCAACAAACAACAACAAAACGCCCTGCTCCCTTCAGTTGAGAAGGGAGATTTGATTTTAGTGGGCACTACTACTGAAAATCCTTATTTTGAAATAAACAAGACCCTTCTTTCGAGGGCGATCGTATTCGAGCTTAAGCCCCTTGCTCCACGAGACATCGAGCGCATTCTATATAGGGCCCTTCGGGATAAAGAAAAGGGTGTGGGGATGTTTGACGTAGAAGTAGACGAGCAGGCTGTTGCCTTCATTTCCCGCGCTGCTGGTGGCGATGCGAGACAAGCGCTTCTGCGATTGGAGTCGGTCGTTTTGGCATCTGTAGCTTCGGGAAAAAAGAGGGTAACATTGGAAGATGTTGTTCAATTGGCGCCAAAGTCCTTGCAAATATACGATAAGTCCTCGGACAAGCATTATGATATCATTTCAGCCTTTATAAAAAGCATGAGAGGTTCCGACCCCGATGCAGCCGTTTACTGGCTTGCCAGGATGGTGGCCGGCGGAGAGGATATCAGATTTATAGCTAGAAGAATGCTTATATTTGCTGCCGAGGATGTTGGGTTGGCAAACCCATTTGCATTGGTGTTGGCAGAAGCTGCGGCAAGCGCGGTGGACCATGTCGGATTGCCCGAGGCGAGGATTATATTGTCTGAATGTGCAATCTATCTTGCCTGCGCCGAGAAGAGCAACAGTTCTTACAAGGCCATCGATTCTGCCTTAAACGCTATAGAAAAGGGCGAAATCCAAGAAGTCCCACTCCATCTTAAATCCCATGGCGAAGGATATGTGTATCCCCACGACGACCCGAGACATTGGGTTCCCCAAAAGTACATGACTGTTCCAAAGCGTTTTTATTTTCCGGGCAATGTAGGTCACGAATGGAGCATTTCCAAGAGATTGCAGAAATTATGGAAGAGATATTCCAATAAAAACGATGGCGATCGAAATTAG
- a CDS encoding HAD family hydrolase has product MQSFSGPYWHPANQRGFILDWDGVLAETKLDFTPIYDRFFGGKRVMILEEAARLPATERAALYEAIEKIEVEGAEKAKPVLGALELISWLEKNDIPWAVVSRNTKKCVAMAAKRASIKLPPIVITRDDGLLKPDPQVFLKASELLEIPWYQCVVIGDFLYDIVGARRACMRAVLVRRANEEWSNWADVAYNEVIDLFYALGDPQPLIPWEYQPVVRKRGFKWLERAFGLTVKLVGDDAFEILTKLAPMGVGSFCIDNEVRLEADRWRNSPYIDPKYLWEPLDKVVSDFLIKRFPLAKVVSDGEALDLPDGVSESISFIEELLSR; this is encoded by the coding sequence TTGCAGTCTTTTAGCGGTCCCTACTGGCATCCGGCTAATCAAAGAGGTTTTATACTCGATTGGGATGGGGTCCTGGCTGAAACGAAACTGGATTTTACTCCCATATACGATCGCTTTTTTGGGGGTAAAAGGGTTATGATTTTAGAAGAAGCGGCAAGACTTCCTGCGACAGAGAGAGCCGCGCTTTATGAGGCAATAGAAAAGATAGAAGTTGAGGGCGCTGAAAAAGCCAAACCGGTTTTAGGGGCTTTGGAATTGATATCATGGCTTGAAAAAAATGATATTCCCTGGGCTGTAGTGAGCCGAAACACCAAAAAGTGCGTCGCCATGGCGGCTAAAAGGGCTTCCATTAAACTCCCCCCGATCGTAATTACCAGAGATGACGGCTTATTGAAGCCGGACCCGCAAGTTTTTTTAAAAGCTTCAGAGCTTCTCGAGATACCGTGGTATCAATGTGTCGTTATAGGAGATTTTTTGTATGATATTGTGGGCGCTAGACGTGCATGTATGAGGGCTGTTCTCGTTAGACGAGCCAACGAAGAATGGAGTAACTGGGCAGATGTAGCATACAACGAAGTTATAGATTTATTTTACGCACTGGGGGATCCGCAACCTTTAATACCATGGGAATACCAGCCTGTCGTACGTAAAAGGGGTTTTAAATGGCTTGAAAGGGCTTTTGGGTTGACGGTAAAACTTGTCGGAGATGACGCTTTTGAAATCCTTACCAAGCTGGCGCCGATGGGAGTAGGCTCCTTTTGTATAGACAATGAGGTTAGGCTTGAGGCTGATCGTTGGCGAAATAGCCCTTACATCGACCCCAAATATCTTTGGGAGCCCTTGGATAAGGTTGTGAGTGATTTTCTCATAAAGCGTTTTCCTCTGGCTAAGGTTGTGAGCGATGGGGAGGCTCTGGACTTGCCAGACGGGGTGTCGGAAAGCATTTCCTTCATCGAGGAGTTGTTGTCTCGATGA
- a CDS encoding hydrogenase maturation protease, with translation MNVIVLGYGNSFRRDDGVGHRGAHAIAEWLNEIGHEATTWVGHQLLPEVAIELEGKDLAIFVDASVDQYSDGYNIAEVTPSADIDGLNLHTCTPGWIKHLAAQMGIDMPKMVMVSVSGVDFDFGESLSCICMERFNKALEGFKKYFTDNFC, from the coding sequence ATGAACGTGATCGTATTGGGCTACGGCAATTCCTTCAGGAGGGATGATGGCGTAGGGCATAGGGGAGCGCATGCCATTGCTGAATGGCTGAACGAAATTGGACATGAAGCAACTACTTGGGTTGGGCACCAATTGCTTCCTGAGGTAGCAATTGAATTGGAAGGAAAGGATCTCGCCATCTTCGTCGATGCGTCTGTGGATCAATATTCCGATGGTTACAATATAGCCGAAGTTACGCCCTCCGCCGATATCGATGGGCTTAACCTTCACACCTGCACTCCCGGATGGATAAAACATTTGGCTGCACAGATGGGAATTGATATGCCCAAAATGGTCATGGTGTCTGTTTCCGGCGTTGACTTCGATTTTGGTGAATCATTGAGCTGTATATGTATGGAAAGGTTTAACAAAGCATTGGAGGGTTTTAAAAAGTATTTTACAGATAATTTCTGTTGA
- a CDS encoding Ni/Fe hydrogenase subunit alpha translates to MTEVYKLEINPVTRIEGHGKITVMLDEAGEVKEARFHVTQYRGFEVFTKGRDFREMPVITPRICGICPVSHHLASAKACDDILGVTITPAAHKLRELMHMGQIVQSHALSFFHLSSPDILLGFDAPVKIRNVVGLAERYPELAKKGILLRKFGQEIIKTLGGKKVHPWHSIPGGVNRSLTPQERDNIAAQIPEMKSIALEAIKLIKGYLEEGKEEAKEFATVETAYMGLVRDGKLELYDGNIRIKAPRGRILDEFDPKDYLKYIGEHVEPWSYLKFPFYKSLGFPHGSYRVGPLARLNAADNIDTPQASEEYALYKQISDDGIVPYTLYYHYARLIEALYGIERIEQLLSDPEITSSDLRVTSKEINPEGIGVIEAPRGTLIHHYWVNESGVITKVNLIVATGHNNYAMNKGVEAVAKKYIKGRDIPEGVFNRLEHVIRAYDPCLSCSTHAVGKMPLKLELISSAGEVIKEVVRG, encoded by the coding sequence ATGACTGAGGTCTACAAGTTAGAGATTAATCCGGTAACAAGGATAGAAGGACACGGGAAGATAACCGTAATGCTTGATGAGGCGGGGGAGGTGAAAGAAGCCAGGTTTCATGTAACCCAGTATAGAGGGTTTGAAGTCTTTACCAAAGGAAGGGATTTCAGGGAGATGCCGGTGATAACTCCGCGAATTTGCGGCATCTGCCCTGTATCGCATCATTTGGCATCCGCTAAAGCATGCGACGATATTTTAGGCGTTACCATTACGCCTGCAGCCCACAAGCTAAGGGAGCTCATGCATATGGGGCAAATTGTTCAATCCCACGCCCTGAGTTTCTTTCATTTGTCTAGCCCCGATATTTTGCTAGGTTTTGATGCTCCTGTGAAGATAAGAAATGTGGTCGGTTTGGCGGAACGCTATCCGGAGCTTGCGAAAAAGGGGATATTGCTTCGCAAGTTTGGTCAGGAAATAATAAAAACTTTGGGAGGCAAAAAAGTTCACCCATGGCACAGCATTCCTGGCGGTGTAAACAGGAGCCTGACGCCCCAAGAGCGGGATAATATAGCCGCTCAAATTCCCGAAATGAAATCAATAGCGCTGGAAGCGATTAAGTTAATTAAAGGTTATCTGGAAGAAGGGAAGGAAGAGGCGAAGGAGTTTGCAACTGTAGAAACTGCCTATATGGGCCTGGTTCGAGACGGAAAACTTGAGCTTTACGACGGAAACATCAGGATTAAAGCGCCAAGAGGAAGGATTTTGGATGAGTTCGATCCAAAGGATTATCTTAAATATATAGGAGAGCACGTTGAACCCTGGAGCTACTTAAAATTTCCTTTCTACAAATCTTTGGGATTTCCCCACGGTTCCTATAGGGTTGGGCCCCTTGCAAGGTTAAATGCTGCAGATAATATCGATACGCCGCAGGCTTCCGAGGAGTACGCGCTATACAAGCAAATTAGTGATGACGGCATAGTGCCTTATACGCTTTACTACCACTACGCAAGACTGATAGAAGCCCTTTACGGCATAGAACGTATCGAGCAGTTGCTTTCCGACCCCGAGATTACATCTAGCGATCTCAGGGTTACATCCAAGGAGATCAACCCTGAAGGAATAGGAGTTATAGAGGCTCCCAGGGGAACCCTTATTCATCATTATTGGGTGAACGAGAGCGGAGTTATCACGAAGGTTAACTTGATCGTAGCGACTGGCCATAACAACTATGCCATGAATAAAGGCGTCGAAGCGGTGGCCAAGAAATACATCAAGGGCAGAGATATACCGGAGGGTGTGTTTAACAGATTGGAGCATGTTATCCGTGCTTACGATCCCTGTTTATCCTGTTCCACTCACGCAGTGGGCAAGATGCCGTTAAAATTAGAGTTGATATCATCCGCTGGTGAGGTAATTAAAGAGGTCGTGAGGGGCTAA
- a CDS encoding NADH-quinone oxidoreductase subunit B family protein yields MAKAKVATYWLEACAGCHMSFLDIDERLVDLFKNVEILYSPIVDAKDIPDIDVGVLSGGLGNVEELEIARKMRERCKYLVAWGDCAVFGGINCMRNFIPKDRVLKEGYIDTASTVNPEGIIPNEDIPELLPRALPLDYEVKVDVYVPGCPPDADTIYYVFKELLAGRVPKVPSEMMRYD; encoded by the coding sequence ATGGCTAAGGCAAAAGTTGCGACATATTGGTTAGAAGCGTGCGCAGGATGTCATATGTCTTTCCTTGACATAGATGAAAGATTGGTCGATTTATTCAAAAACGTAGAAATACTTTATTCCCCTATAGTAGACGCAAAGGACATTCCCGATATCGATGTGGGAGTGCTATCCGGCGGTTTGGGTAACGTTGAGGAATTAGAAATAGCCAGAAAAATGAGAGAAAGATGTAAGTATTTGGTTGCATGGGGAGATTGCGCTGTATTCGGCGGCATTAATTGTATGCGCAATTTTATACCGAAGGATAGGGTTTTAAAAGAGGGCTATATCGACACTGCCAGCACCGTTAATCCTGAAGGAATAATACCTAACGAGGATATCCCCGAATTGCTTCCAAGGGCATTACCTTTAGATTATGAGGTGAAGGTCGACGTTTACGTGCCCGGATGTCCGCCTGATGCAGATACTATATACTACGTCTTCAAAGAGCTCTTAGCAGGGCGTGTTCCTAAAGTTCCCTCGGAAATGATGCGTTACGATTAG
- a CDS encoding molybdopterin-dependent oxidoreductase: MKEITLIIDGKECKGVQGDTILDVANKNDVYIPTLCFQKGLTPIGACRMCVVQLEGNPKMLPSCTTPAQEGMVVITKNEKLKDYRRQVLELLFAGRNHFCMFCSQSGDCELQRLAIEHEMDSVRFPYLYSDFEVDATDADLMMDHNRCILCQRCIRTCSEIVGAHALDLERRGWQAKVIADLGNRLAESDTCVNCGACAQSCPTGTITIRDFAYRGRRSDCDAMVDSVCPLCAVGCKIKTYVRTGSIVRVEGTAQDEPDGGQLCHMGRWWLPESTERERVTTPLIREGATYREATWEEALELAASEFKKAYKEEKAGAILSSLCTDEELTLFSTLFKDALKMKYTDSFDGDVIRGFIKGFMPFKDQGVRPFTAAHHILDSDLVVTMFADPQKEAPVVASYIRVACLHKNAKLLNISFGASQFPGLVDLDVQLPEGQALPKALSNLAEIISKISAGPSEMAGFGEYESGAESALSSYRESIEESARAMGLDPKIAEEVALMLISSKKPVFVVGGRATKSHELVTAACNLAIASKAFYEDGLGVVPLLVSANSLGARNTVVSEDPWVTKEKRDFMYVFSTGMVPEEEEILAAISATRFVVVQTPFKVRPLVNLADILLPAPAWYERSGHYCTIEGERRKLNTIVPPKGDLKGLHYVMDEFAKKLGVKLGKPETSPCEEVFKSQARASEARIIPLN, translated from the coding sequence ATGAAAGAGATAACATTGATCATAGATGGGAAGGAATGCAAGGGAGTACAGGGGGATACGATATTGGATGTCGCTAACAAGAACGACGTCTATATTCCCACCCTATGCTTCCAAAAAGGTTTAACACCTATAGGAGCCTGCAGGATGTGCGTAGTTCAGCTTGAGGGCAATCCCAAAATGTTGCCATCTTGCACTACGCCTGCTCAAGAGGGCATGGTTGTCATTACGAAAAACGAAAAGCTAAAAGACTATAGGCGCCAGGTTCTCGAACTTCTGTTTGCAGGAAGAAATCATTTTTGTATGTTCTGCTCGCAAAGTGGCGATTGTGAATTGCAGCGACTGGCCATTGAACATGAAATGGATTCGGTGAGATTTCCCTACCTTTATTCAGATTTCGAGGTAGATGCTACCGATGCGGATTTGATGATGGACCATAACCGTTGCATACTGTGTCAAAGATGCATCAGGACTTGTTCTGAAATCGTTGGTGCCCACGCTTTGGACCTCGAGCGTCGAGGCTGGCAGGCAAAAGTTATAGCGGATCTGGGAAACAGGTTGGCGGAAAGCGACACCTGCGTAAATTGTGGAGCCTGTGCTCAATCTTGCCCGACCGGCACCATCACTATCAGAGATTTTGCCTACAGGGGAAGGCGTAGCGATTGCGATGCCATGGTGGACAGCGTCTGCCCTTTATGTGCCGTTGGTTGCAAGATAAAGACTTATGTCCGCACGGGCAGCATAGTCAGAGTTGAAGGTACCGCTCAAGATGAACCGGACGGCGGGCAGCTTTGTCACATGGGTCGTTGGTGGTTGCCCGAATCGACGGAACGGGAAAGGGTTACAACGCCGTTGATAAGAGAGGGTGCCACATACCGTGAGGCAACATGGGAAGAGGCATTAGAGCTGGCGGCGTCAGAGTTTAAAAAGGCGTATAAAGAGGAGAAAGCCGGAGCGATCCTTTCAAGCCTGTGTACGGACGAGGAGTTGACGCTCTTTTCCACCCTTTTTAAGGATGCATTGAAGATGAAGTATACCGATTCCTTTGACGGAGACGTGATCCGTGGTTTTATCAAGGGATTCATGCCCTTCAAAGACCAGGGTGTAAGGCCATTTACCGCAGCGCATCACATCTTAGATAGCGATCTTGTTGTTACAATGTTCGCCGACCCTCAGAAGGAGGCTCCCGTGGTTGCAAGTTACATCCGAGTTGCTTGCCTGCACAAGAATGCAAAATTGCTGAATATTTCCTTTGGAGCATCACAATTCCCCGGTTTGGTCGATTTGGATGTTCAATTGCCCGAGGGACAGGCGCTTCCAAAGGCCCTCTCAAATTTGGCCGAAATAATCAGCAAGATCAGTGCTGGACCGTCTGAAATGGCCGGTTTTGGCGAATATGAAAGCGGAGCCGAATCTGCTTTATCGTCCTACAGGGAATCTATAGAAGAAAGTGCCAGAGCCATGGGGCTTGATCCGAAGATTGCCGAAGAGGTTGCCCTGATGCTTATATCGTCTAAGAAACCCGTCTTCGTAGTTGGAGGCAGGGCAACGAAATCGCACGAATTAGTTACCGCAGCCTGCAATCTCGCAATAGCATCGAAGGCTTTCTACGAGGATGGATTAGGGGTGGTGCCGTTGTTGGTGAGTGCCAACAGCTTGGGAGCTCGAAACACCGTAGTAAGCGAGGATCCTTGGGTTACCAAAGAAAAAAGGGATTTCATGTACGTCTTTTCCACGGGCATGGTTCCCGAGGAGGAAGAAATTTTGGCTGCCATTTCTGCAACGCGATTTGTTGTGGTCCAAACTCCTTTTAAAGTTAGGCCCTTGGTCAACCTTGCAGACATACTTCTGCCAGCACCTGCGTGGTACGAAAGAAGCGGTCATTACTGCACCATCGAGGGAGAGCGCAGAAAGCTTAATACAATCGTTCCTCCAAAAGGCGATCTAAAGGGGCTGCATTATGTGATGGATGAATTTGCAAAGAAGCTGGGCGTGAAGCTTGGGAAGCCGGAAACGTCTCCTTGCGAAGAGGTTTTTAAATCGCAAGCTCGGGCCAGCGAGGCTCGCATAATTCCATTAAATTAG
- the nuoF gene encoding NADH-quinone oxidoreductase subunit NuoF: MAIYRAHVLVCRGTGCTASGAPSVMKAFKDELVKKGLDREVMLVETGCHGMCEMGPVVVVYPEGAFYCRVMPEDVPEIVEEHLYKGRIVQRLLYTVPQDMEKVPYYRDIPFYSKQHRIVLSNCGYIDPEKIEEYIARDGYIALGKALLEMTPEEVLDEVKKSGLRGRGGAGFPTGLKWEFARKAPGNKKYVICNADEGDPGAFMDRSTLEGDPHSVIEGMALGAYAIGADEGYIYCRAEYPLAIKRLKIAIAQAEEMGLLGDNIMGTNFSFHLHLKEGAGAFVCGEETALMASIEGRRGMPRPRPPFPAQHGLWGKPTNINNVETWANVPKIILNGADWFASMGTEKSKGTKIFALTGKITNTGLIEVPMGITIKEIIYELGGGILNGKEFKAVQIGGPSGGCLTKEHLDLPIDYESLTGAGAIMGSGGLVVMDEDTCMVDVARFFLEFTQRESCGKCVPCREGTKQMLLMLEKICKGEGTLEDLSKLEELAYMVKETSLCGLGQTAPNPVITTIRYFRDEYLAHIEEKRCPAKVCPALIKYVVDPDKCRKCGLCARNCPVKCISGDRQTPYFIDQEKCIKCGTCMQVCPFGAIAKV; encoded by the coding sequence ATGGCTATTTATCGTGCTCATGTGTTGGTTTGCAGGGGAACAGGCTGTACTGCCAGTGGCGCTCCAAGCGTAATGAAGGCCTTCAAGGACGAACTTGTCAAAAAGGGCTTAGACAGGGAAGTGATGTTGGTAGAGACGGGTTGTCACGGTATGTGCGAAATGGGGCCCGTGGTCGTCGTTTATCCCGAGGGGGCCTTTTACTGCAGAGTAATGCCTGAAGATGTGCCCGAAATAGTGGAAGAGCATCTCTATAAGGGGCGAATCGTTCAAAGGTTGCTCTATACAGTGCCCCAAGATATGGAAAAAGTTCCGTATTATAGAGATATACCTTTTTACAGCAAGCAGCATCGCATAGTGCTCAGCAACTGTGGTTATATAGATCCGGAAAAAATAGAGGAATATATAGCTCGCGATGGTTATATAGCCCTGGGGAAGGCTCTCCTGGAAATGACGCCGGAGGAAGTTTTGGATGAAGTGAAAAAATCCGGTTTGAGAGGCAGGGGTGGCGCAGGGTTTCCTACTGGGTTGAAGTGGGAATTTGCTCGCAAAGCCCCTGGGAATAAAAAATATGTCATATGCAATGCCGACGAGGGTGACCCGGGTGCTTTTATGGACCGGTCAACTTTAGAGGGAGACCCCCACTCTGTAATAGAAGGTATGGCGCTAGGGGCATATGCTATTGGTGCTGATGAAGGTTATATCTATTGTCGTGCCGAGTATCCCCTTGCCATTAAAAGACTTAAAATAGCAATTGCTCAGGCCGAGGAGATGGGGTTGCTCGGAGATAACATAATGGGCACCAATTTTTCCTTTCATCTGCATTTAAAGGAAGGAGCAGGAGCTTTCGTCTGCGGTGAAGAAACCGCTTTAATGGCTTCGATCGAAGGTCGTAGGGGCATGCCTCGGCCAAGGCCGCCGTTTCCGGCGCAACATGGTTTGTGGGGCAAGCCTACAAATATAAACAATGTGGAAACCTGGGCAAACGTCCCCAAAATTATCTTGAACGGCGCAGATTGGTTTGCCTCGATGGGGACGGAAAAATCTAAAGGAACCAAGATATTTGCCCTAACCGGCAAAATAACGAACACCGGTTTGATAGAAGTTCCAATGGGTATAACCATTAAAGAGATCATATACGAGTTGGGTGGCGGTATCCTGAACGGAAAAGAGTTTAAAGCCGTTCAGATTGGAGGTCCCTCCGGAGGTTGTTTGACTAAAGAACATCTCGATCTGCCAATAGATTATGAATCCTTGACCGGCGCCGGAGCCATTATGGGGTCGGGCGGTTTGGTGGTCATGGACGAAGATACCTGCATGGTAGATGTGGCCAGATTTTTCCTGGAATTTACCCAACGAGAATCCTGCGGAAAATGCGTTCCCTGCAGAGAGGGCACGAAGCAAATGTTGTTAATGCTCGAGAAGATTTGCAAAGGCGAGGGAACGTTGGAGGATTTGAGCAAACTTGAAGAGCTGGCCTACATGGTCAAAGAAACTTCACTGTGCGGATTAGGGCAAACAGCTCCAAACCCTGTAATAACTACGATTCGCTATTTTCGGGACGAATACCTTGCTCACATAGAGGAAAAACGTTGCCCTGCCAAGGTCTGTCCGGCGTTGATCAAGTACGTGGTAGATCCAGATAAATGTCGAAAGTGCGGTTTATGTGCCAGAAATTGCCCTGTCAAATGCATTAGCGGTGATCGACAGACCCCTTATTTTATAGATCAAGAAAAATGCATCAAATGTGGGACTTGCATGCAGGTCTGCCCATTTGGCGCTATCGCAAAAGTATAG
- a CDS encoding (2Fe-2S) ferredoxin domain-containing protein — translation MPKIKNLDDLRKIKEESKDLTSARSGGKKKIIVGMGTCGIAAGAREVLTAILTELDKRGIKDVAVETTGCIGMCQYEPLVDIIRPGEPRVTYGNIKPEDVSRIIAEHMINGNIVWEKVIGRTD, via the coding sequence TTGCCTAAGATCAAAAATCTTGACGATCTGAGGAAAATTAAAGAAGAATCGAAAGACCTGACTTCGGCGCGATCGGGCGGCAAAAAGAAGATAATAGTGGGCATGGGCACTTGCGGAATAGCAGCAGGAGCAAGGGAGGTCCTCACTGCTATCTTAACCGAGCTTGACAAACGCGGTATCAAAGACGTAGCCGTCGAGACAACCGGCTGTATAGGCATGTGCCAATACGAACCGCTGGTTGACATAATCAGGCCGGGCGAGCCAAGGGTTACATACGGAAACATAAAACCCGAAGACGTATCCCGAATTATTGCTGAACATATGATTAATGGCAATATAGTTTGGGAAAAAGTTATCGGCAGAACGGATTAG
- a CDS encoding ATP-binding protein, whose amino-acid sequence MLEDLSQYILDIAENSAKAKAKKVLIELTIDNRNKSIVLRVSDDGCGMDEEFLRKVEDPFTTTRKERKVGLGIPFLKQAALACEGFFDIKSKRGEGTVIEAGFRKDHIDCPPLGDVAATIATLIIGWPECRWIFRYNVDGNSFMLDLDDLLEHLGDRELLKSPKVVLWIKDYIQENIDLLNQKKGGEDIA is encoded by the coding sequence ATGCTGGAGGATCTTTCTCAATATATCCTTGATATCGCCGAAAATTCCGCAAAGGCAAAGGCTAAGAAGGTCTTAATTGAGCTTACGATCGACAATAGGAACAAATCGATTGTTTTAAGGGTGTCCGATGACGGATGCGGTATGGACGAGGAATTTTTGCGCAAAGTAGAAGATCCTTTTACAACTACGAGAAAAGAACGAAAGGTTGGGCTTGGGATTCCCTTTTTAAAGCAGGCAGCTTTGGCTTGCGAGGGCTTCTTTGATATCAAATCAAAAAGGGGAGAAGGTACCGTAATCGAAGCCGGCTTTAGAAAGGACCACATAGATTGCCCGCCATTGGGGGATGTTGCGGCCACTATAGCTACATTGATCATAGGATGGCCCGAATGTCGTTGGATCTTTAGGTATAACGTTGACGGAAATTCTTTCATGCTTGACCTTGATGATTTGCTCGAACATCTTGGCGATAGAGAATTGTTAAAATCTCCCAAGGTAGTTTTGTGGATTAAGGATTACATTCAGGAAAATATAGATTTATTGAATCAGAAAAAAGGAGGCGAAGACATTGCCTAA
- the nuoE gene encoding NADH-quinone oxidoreductase subunit NuoE — translation MIVALGTVDVVEKTKEIVAPWKGKQGGLIPILQEVQREFGYLPEDALLTISRELKMPKAEIYGVATFYAQFHLKPRGRHIIRVCRGTACHVRGSLQILEKIKQTLGIEENETTEDLRFTLEPVACLGACGLAPVMMVDEDTHGRMTPDKIQSILDRYE, via the coding sequence ATGATCGTGGCATTAGGCACTGTGGATGTTGTTGAAAAGACTAAAGAAATAGTGGCTCCGTGGAAGGGTAAACAGGGTGGTTTGATTCCCATATTGCAGGAAGTTCAGCGGGAATTCGGTTATCTGCCTGAAGATGCGTTGCTCACGATATCTAGGGAGTTGAAAATGCCAAAAGCCGAGATTTACGGAGTAGCGACATTTTATGCCCAATTTCATTTAAAACCCAGGGGGCGTCATATAATTCGCGTTTGCCGCGGAACCGCTTGTCATGTAAGGGGAAGTTTGCAGATTTTGGAAAAAATCAAACAGACATTGGGGATAGAAGAGAACGAAACAACCGAGGACTTGCGCTTTACCCTGGAACCTGTGGCTTGCCTTGGGGCATGCGGTCTTGCTCCTGTCATGATGGTGGACGAGGATACGCACGGGCGCATGACTCCCGATAAGATACAGTCTATTTTGGATCGGTACGAATAA